Proteins encoded by one window of Lycium barbarum isolate Lr01 chromosome 11, ASM1917538v2, whole genome shotgun sequence:
- the LOC132620252 gene encoding uncharacterized protein LOC132620252 has protein sequence MDTQQPIVIDKRFIRQVYLQLLEPTLRVPWKCLMFKTDARSKAVVTMWLHLQGRLLTNDRLMKWGFQVDAECVFCHAPLETNDHLFVYCLFAKSLWDRLLRWLQRQSYYATSWEQHLEWVIKQAKGRSQAASIFKLVYAEVIHAIWIERNQRIF, from the coding sequence ATGGATACTCAACAGCCTATTGTAATTGACAAGAGATTTATCAGACAAGTATATCTACAGCTGCTTGAACCCACTTTGAGAGTCCCTTGGAAATGCTTAATGTTTAAAACTGATGCTAGATCTAAAGCTGTTGTCACCATGTGGCTTCACCTCCAGGGAAGACTGCTTACAAATGATCGATTGATGAAATGGGGTTTTCAAGTTGATGCCGAGTGTGTGTTTTGTCATGCACCCTTAGAGACCAATGATCATCTATTTGTGTATTGTCTATTCGCTAAAAGCTTATGGGACAGATTGTTGCGATGGCTCCAAAGACAATCCTATTATGCAACCAGTTGGGAACAACATCTAGAGTGGGTAATCAAACAGGCTAAAGGCAGATCCCAAGCTGCTTCTATTTTCAAGCTGGTATATGCTGAAGTAATTCATGCCATTTGGATAGAAAGGAATCAGAGAATTTTTTAG
- the LOC132620253 gene encoding uncharacterized protein LOC132620253, whose protein sequence is MQQLHYVEVGSTSGSKVKLNEAEKSSSAADVVRTLQHGVTPLSTLVSTSANVTARHTMVQENANIPDPTAETKVNETEPWAKLFAGNRSAANGMTLEYIPPEIINGTVTVQLEKDEYERETKKWSSALIIYVVGETPGYNYMRRFVSQMWSSIADPAIFYHNEGYYVVKFQDKDDMNKILFAGPYSINNRPLILKPWIPFFELDTEFLSKIPLWVTFPKLPVSCWTSNALGRIGSAIGTPLYADGCTTKQTRISYARMLIQANVTKPLPSKIKVCS, encoded by the coding sequence ATGCAACAACTGCACTATGTGGAAGTGGGTTCAACAAGTGGGTCGAAGGTGAAATTGAACGAGGCAGAGAAATCTTCTAGCGCCGCTGATGTTGTGCGAACACTCCAACATGGGGTAACTCCATTATCAACTCTTGTGAGTACCTCAGCGAATGTAACAGCAAGGCATACTATGGTACAAGAGAATGCTAATATTCCAGATCCAACGGCAGAGACGAAGGTAAATGAAACTGAACCCTGGGCTAAACTCTTTGCTGGGAATCGTAGTGCAGCAAATGGTATGACACTTGAATATATCCCACCTGAAATTATCAATGGAACGGTAACTGTGCAATTAGAAAAGGATGAGTATGAAAGGGAAACTAAAAAATGGAGTAGTGCGTTAATCATCTATGTAGTGGGCGAAACACCAGGGTATAACTATATGCGTCGATTTGTCTCTCAAATGTGGTCCTCTATTGCTGATCCTGCTATATTTTATCACAATGAGGGGTATTATGTGGTCAAATTCCAAGACAAAGATGACATGAACAAAATTTTGTTTGCTGGTCCCTATTCTATCAATAATAGACCCTTGATTTTGAAGCCCTGGATCCCTTTTTTTGAGCTGGACACTGAATTCTTGTCTAAAATACCTTTATGGGTCACTTTTCCCAAGCTACCTGTGAGTTGCTGGACTAGCAATGCCTTGGGTAGGATTGGAAGTGCTATTGGTACCCCATTGTATGCTGATGGATGTACAACAAAACAGACAAGGATATCCTATGCTAGAATGCTAATTCAAGCTAATGTCACAAAACCATTGCCCTCAAAGATCAAAGTGTGCTCCTAA